The Candidatus Eremiobacterota bacterium nucleotide sequence CGAAGCGCGGCCGCAGCCGTTTTCCGCCCGCCGCGAGCATCCGCCGCACCGCTTCGGTGATCAGCTCGTTGTCGGCCCCGAACGAGTTGCGGAAGAAGTCTTCGACCAGCGCGAGCAGATCGCGGCCGGCCGGCACGCGCTCGAGCATCAGGCGACCCCGACGTGGATCGCGATCGCGCCGAACCCGAGCCGGATCGTGCGCACCTCGCGGAAGCCCGCGGCGCGGAAGCGTTCCGCGAGCGCGTCGGCGCCGGGGAAATTCGTCAGCGAGTTCGGCAGGTAGCGGTACGCCGTCTTCGAGCCGCCGACGAGTCCGCCGACCAGCGGGACGATCCCATAAAAGTAGAAGCCGAAGGCGCGCCGGACCAGCGGGTTCGCGGGCTTGGTGACGTCGAGGTT carries:
- a CDS encoding heptaprenyl diphosphate synthase, with amino-acid sequence MLERVPAGRDLLALVEDFFRNSFGADNELITEAVRRMLAAGGKRLRPRF